Proteins co-encoded in one Trichoplusia ni isolate ovarian cell line Hi5 chromosome 19, tn1, whole genome shotgun sequence genomic window:
- the LOC113503464 gene encoding uncharacterized protein LOC113503464, with amino-acid sequence MERMHKTLSRNGYWTINLIVLLCNFNTIITESCQSKNRTSAFLPADWPCGWMSGEIPFVFNFYSISGIQRLISLVQKGHNYLEKRSCLKFVEYDPMLAVKIKNFTYLFYNYSGVLESCCWPYYNRPVGRRMVLITPVCSLPSEVAHATLHGLGLEHARHDSFNEINAKAALFSYQCPDIQVKLQSFEGIRRS; translated from the exons ATGGAACGTATGCACAAAACATTGAGCCGTAACGGATATTGGACAATAAATCTCATTGTGTTACTTTgtaatttcaatacaattattaCGGAATCTTGCCAATCAAAAAATA gAACGTCGGCCTTTTTGCCTGCGGATTGGCCGTGTGGTTGGATGTCCGGGGAAATACCTTTcgtctttaatttttattcaattt CTGGTATACAACGCCTGATTAGCCTCGTGCAGAAAGGACATAATTATTTGGAGAAGAGATCATGTTTAAAGTTTGTAGAATACGATCCGATGTTGGCTGTCAAAATTAAGAACTTTacgtatttgttttataattactctGGGGTTTTAGAGAGCTGCTGTTGGCCTTACTACAATAGGCCCGTTGGACGCAGA atGGTGCTAATAACTCCGGTATGTTCGCTTCCTTCTGAAGTCGCCCACGCCACGCTACACGGTCTTGGACTCGAACATGCTCGCCACGACTCATTCAACGAAATAAATGCTAAAGCGGCACTTTTCTCTTACCAGTGTCCCGATATACAAGTTAAATTACAGAGCTTTGAAGGTATTCGCCGttcataa